The Nitrosomonas communis genome has a segment encoding these proteins:
- a CDS encoding SUMF1/EgtB/PvdO family nonheme iron enzyme → MTTKLFLGTFGSHKGHFCSYAQLCLIRKASRLLQFVNRSLARKLIYPAVKIFFSYASEDREQARAIYHALRDQGHTVFFDRTDLPAGEEFHNHIRTAIEASHLFIFLLTIKAIDAGSYTLTELEIAQKSGIRVLPIVPDAIDFALIPTALKSVTFLQPDGNVAASVAAETARIARAWRRRRVKQIVTGVTLVAAFSIGLFYGQKFFTKRGFIGNDGAPTVLVPAGTFVMGDDDQSPRREIFLNAFYIDVFEVTLARYANFLKATGNMRAPENWPNGEVARNGDLPVVGVDWYDAEAYCHWAGKRLLTDAEWEKAARGSDERTYPWGNDEPTPDRARFGLPYERLAYQNGVAAVGTHPKGTSIFGVQDLAGNVSEWVNDWFAESFPLSERRNPKGPKIGTDKVIRGGGWFDPASYITAARRMYANPDNRADDVGFRCAADAR, encoded by the coding sequence TTGACGACCAAACTGTTTCTTGGTACATTCGGCTCTCATAAAGGGCATTTTTGTTCATATGCGCAGTTATGCCTTATTCGAAAAGCATCTAGATTGCTACAGTTCGTCAATAGATCGCTTGCGCGTAAATTGATTTATCCAGCAGTGAAAATCTTTTTCAGCTACGCCTCAGAAGATCGCGAACAGGCTCGGGCAATATATCATGCGTTGCGCGACCAGGGACACACGGTATTTTTTGACCGCACTGATTTACCTGCGGGCGAGGAATTTCACAATCACATTCGCACAGCGATCGAAGCTTCGCACTTATTCATCTTTCTGCTTACCATTAAAGCAATCGATGCTGGCAGCTATACGTTGACGGAACTCGAGATCGCGCAGAAGTCCGGAATACGAGTTTTGCCTATTGTGCCAGATGCGATCGATTTCGCTTTAATACCCACCGCACTTAAATCCGTCACATTTCTCCAGCCCGACGGCAATGTTGCGGCAAGCGTCGCGGCCGAAACCGCCCGGATCGCACGCGCATGGCGCCGTCGTCGTGTCAAACAGATTGTCACGGGTGTGACGCTTGTGGCGGCGTTTTCGATCGGACTGTTTTATGGGCAAAAATTTTTTACCAAACGGGGATTTATCGGCAATGATGGCGCGCCCACTGTACTGGTTCCCGCGGGAACGTTTGTCATGGGAGATGACGATCAATCGCCGCGACGGGAAATCTTCCTCAATGCGTTTTATATTGATGTATTTGAAGTGACGTTGGCGCGCTACGCAAATTTTCTAAAGGCGACAGGAAATATGCGTGCTCCGGAAAACTGGCCGAATGGCGAGGTTGCTCGCAACGGCGATCTACCAGTGGTCGGTGTCGATTGGTACGATGCTGAAGCCTACTGCCATTGGGCAGGAAAACGATTATTGACTGATGCTGAATGGGAGAAGGCAGCGCGCGGCAGCGATGAGCGAACATATCCATGGGGAAACGACGAGCCCACGCCAGATCGCGCGCGTTTCGGCCTTCCATATGAGCGACTGGCATACCAAAACGGTGTTGCCGCTGTCGGCACCCATCCCAAAGGCACGAGCATTTTCGGCGTTCAAGACCTCGCCGGTAATGTCTCAGAATGGGTCAATGATTGGTTTGCAGAGAGTTTCCCATTGAGCGAGCGGCGCAATCCCAAAGGGCCAAAAATAGGTACCGACAAAGTGATCCGTGGCGGCGGTTGGTTCGACCCGGCATCGTACATCACTGCGGCGCGGCGCATGTACGCTAATCCGGATAATCGTGCCGACGACGTCGGATTTCGTTGTGCCGCAGATGCACGCTGA
- a CDS encoding nitric oxide reductase activation protein NorD, whose protein sequence is MRWVPNLETRRRFRKIQRQFETLRPRREILRSQLDGAELDMDALVRAHCDFFAQGNGSDQVYLKARQQARDLAVAILVDVSLSTDSWIDGRRILDIEKEALITLASGLAVCRDAFAVYTFTSRKRHYVRVAAVKDFDEAFNSQVLRRIAALHPGYYTRMGTALRHVRQLLSKRTERNRLVLLLSDGKPNDLDYYEGR, encoded by the coding sequence ATGAGATGGGTACCTAATCTTGAGACCAGGCGCCGTTTTCGTAAAATCCAGCGACAATTTGAAACATTAAGGCCCCGTCGTGAGATTTTACGTAGCCAGCTGGACGGCGCTGAGTTGGATATGGATGCGCTGGTGCGTGCACATTGTGATTTCTTTGCTCAGGGAAATGGTTCTGACCAAGTCTATCTAAAGGCTCGTCAACAGGCTCGTGATCTGGCTGTAGCCATACTGGTGGATGTGTCACTATCTACGGATAGCTGGATTGACGGTCGGCGTATTCTTGATATTGAGAAAGAAGCTTTGATTACACTGGCTTCCGGTCTTGCCGTTTGTAGAGATGCTTTTGCAGTCTATACCTTTACTTCACGCAAAAGACACTATGTCCGTGTGGCTGCCGTAAAAGATTTTGATGAAGCTTTCAATAGCCAGGTATTGCGTCGTATTGCCGCCTTGCATCCTGGTTACTATACTCGCATGGGTACGGCTTTACGCCATGTCCGGCAGCTACTGAGCAAACGAACTGAACGTAACCGTCTTGTTCTCTTGTTAAGCGATGGCAAACCCAACGATCTGGATTATTATGAAGGCCGTTAA
- a CDS encoding esterase/lipase family protein, whose product MKKNCASTILVFCLIFIPNLVLASRGSVENRNTDINIVLAHGFFGLRTVGSDNYFNGVEKHLKHHYDAKVLVTNVSPIGSIRERGNQLRQQIINAIKNPDEYPFFNPKAPIHIIAHSMGGLDGRFILSPANPDNIANLITSLTTIGTPHKGSPLADLFFLGFNPLVELLNLWFNVDEFMESLSELGITRNGIHDLTTVAMRIFNQEYEDDPNVSYFWVAGIGRGGSLNKTSYDLSLTHTYIQMVTQEDNDGAVTLSSAMHGEAIGEPWLADHLDEVGHDLDYPPTGIPKNFNYLAKYDEIILRIRSVQSD is encoded by the coding sequence ATGAAAAAGAATTGTGCTTCTACGATATTAGTATTTTGTTTAATTTTTATACCTAATCTTGTATTAGCAAGCAGAGGATCTGTGGAAAATAGGAATACAGATATAAATATTGTTCTGGCGCATGGATTTTTTGGATTACGCACAGTGGGTTCCGATAATTATTTTAATGGTGTTGAGAAACATCTTAAACATCATTACGATGCCAAAGTATTAGTTACGAATGTAAGCCCAATAGGTAGCATTAGAGAACGAGGCAATCAATTAAGACAACAAATAATTAATGCAATTAAAAATCCTGATGAATACCCCTTTTTTAATCCCAAAGCTCCAATTCATATTATCGCTCATAGCATGGGTGGATTAGATGGCCGTTTTATTCTATCGCCAGCGAACCCTGATAATATCGCCAATTTGATCACCTCCTTAACTACTATCGGAACTCCACATAAAGGATCACCATTAGCAGATTTATTCTTCCTCGGCTTTAATCCTTTGGTCGAGCTTTTGAATCTTTGGTTTAATGTAGATGAGTTTATGGAATCTCTTTCTGAATTAGGAATAACAAGAAACGGAATACACGACCTAACTACAGTCGCAATGCGTATTTTCAATCAAGAATATGAAGATGATCCAAATGTAAGTTATTTTTGGGTTGCCGGGATTGGACGGGGTGGAAGTTTGAATAAAACCAGTTATGACTTATCATTAACTCACACATACATTCAGATGGTCACTCAAGAAGATAATGACGGTGCAGTAACCTTATCTTCCGCCATGCATGGTGAAGCTATTGGAGAGCCTTGGCTTGCAGATCATCTGGACGAAGTAGGACATGATTTAGATTACCCACCAACTGGCATACCAAAAAATTTCAATTATTTAGCTAAGTATGATGAAATAATTCTAAGAATAAGATCAGTTCAATCAGACTAA
- a CDS encoding CbbQ/NirQ/NorQ/GpvN family protein gives MSHFQLQQASHEPVVLQEVPFYKPAGNECTLFEVAYRQQLPLLIKGPTGCGKTRFIAHMAARLGRPLYTVSCHDDMTAADLTGRYLLKGGETVWVDGPLTQAVRTGGICYLDEIVEARKDVTVVLHPLTDDRRILPLERTGEILKAPDGFMLVVSYNPGYQNILKSLKPSTRQRFVSISFDFAPLEAEVEIVSSESGLPVAQCVPLVNLGKRLRALKEVDLEEVVSTRLLVYCAILIKNGLDPFQAAETALVEPLCDDLDVKEGLLELIRATYG, from the coding sequence ACCAGTCGTGCTGCAGGAAGTCCCGTTTTATAAGCCAGCCGGTAATGAATGTACATTATTTGAAGTGGCTTATCGGCAGCAACTGCCGCTACTGATCAAGGGACCAACGGGCTGTGGCAAAACCCGGTTTATTGCCCATATGGCAGCTCGGCTGGGGCGCCCGCTTTATACGGTTTCCTGTCACGATGACATGACCGCGGCCGATTTGACGGGGCGCTATCTTCTCAAAGGAGGCGAGACGGTATGGGTAGATGGCCCGTTGACACAGGCCGTGCGCACAGGCGGCATCTGTTATCTGGACGAAATCGTGGAGGCGCGCAAAGATGTCACCGTGGTGCTTCATCCACTGACAGATGATCGCCGGATTCTGCCGCTGGAACGTACCGGTGAGATCCTGAAAGCGCCTGACGGATTTATGCTGGTGGTATCCTATAATCCGGGTTATCAGAATATCCTGAAATCATTAAAACCGAGTACGCGCCAACGCTTTGTTTCCATCAGTTTTGATTTTGCCCCGCTGGAAGCAGAAGTCGAAATCGTATCCAGTGAAAGCGGCTTGCCTGTGGCGCAGTGCGTACCCTTGGTGAATCTCGGGAAACGGTTACGGGCGCTGAAGGAGGTTGATCTGGAAGAAGTCGTGTCCACCCGCTTGCTCGTTTATTGTGCCATTCTGATTAAAAATGGATTGGATCCTTTCCAGGCGGCTGAAACTGCCCTGGTGGAACCGCTTTGTGATGATCTTGACGTCAAGGAAGGTTTGCTGGAACTGATACGTGCGACTTACGGCTAA
- a CDS encoding IS630 family transposase → MGVTYKKSLRHPKASEEERRIFQQKIEGYEREGRVIVYLDESGFAHDMPRTHGYAPVGERCHGVKDWHARGRTNVIGALIGKVLLTVGLFIANITADIFYAWVTQDPLPKLLSACVIVMDNATFHKRLDIHTAIANVGHTLEYLPPYSPDLNDIEPKWAQAKAIRKREGCSIEQLSAAYEI, encoded by the coding sequence CTGGGCGTGACTTATAAAAAAAGCCTGCGTCACCCCAAAGCCAGCGAAGAAGAGCGGCGTATTTTTCAGCAAAAAATTGAAGGCTATGAGCGCGAAGGCCGCGTCATTGTTTACCTTGATGAAAGCGGCTTTGCACACGACATGCCGCGCACGCATGGCTATGCGCCAGTGGGTGAGCGTTGTCATGGCGTAAAAGATTGGCATGCAAGGGGCCGAACCAATGTGATCGGCGCCCTGATCGGAAAGGTGCTGCTGACCGTAGGCCTGTTCATCGCCAATATCACCGCCGACATTTTCTATGCATGGGTGACGCAGGACCCTTTGCCTAAACTTCTGTCTGCTTGCGTGATCGTCATGGACAACGCAACGTTCCATAAACGGCTGGATATCCATACCGCTATTGCCAATGTCGGACATACACTTGAATACCTGCCGCCTTATTCCCCAGACTTAAATGACATTGAACCAAAATGGGCCCAGGCCAAAGCCATCAGAAAAAGGGAAGGATGTTCCATCGAGCAGCTCTCTGCCGCTTATGAAATTTGA
- a CDS encoding IS630 transposase-related protein, which yields MTYPILFRRKVLSVREKENLLIAQVAKRFGVGVASVMRWIKTPDPKTTRNKSATRINMEMLAQDVKNYPDAYQYERVRAYQAAGSQQARH from the coding sequence ATGACCTATCCGATATTATTTCGCCGTAAAGTATTATCCGTTCGTGAGAAGGAGAACCTCTTAATCGCGCAAGTGGCCAAGCGTTTTGGTGTAGGGGTCGCCAGCGTGATGCGTTGGATCAAAACTCCCGATCCCAAGACCACCCGCAACAAATCTGCCACCAGGATCAACATGGAAATGCTGGCGCAGGACGTCAAGAATTATCCGGACGCGTATCAGTACGAGCGCGTTCGAGCGTACCAGGCGGCTGGGAGTCAGCAAGCAAGGCATTAA
- a CDS encoding CsbD family protein: MNWDQIQGNWRQFKGKIKEQWGQLTDDDCDTIDGQRDQLIGRIQKSYGISKEEAEKQVGEWERNLH; encoded by the coding sequence ATGAACTGGGATCAAATACAAGGTAACTGGAGACAATTCAAAGGTAAAATCAAAGAACAATGGGGCCAACTCACCGACGATGATTGCGACACGATCGATGGGCAACGCGATCAGCTGATTGGCAGAATTCAGAAATCATATGGAATCAGTAAGGAAGAAGCGGAAAAGCAAGTTGGCGAATGGGAAAGAAATCTTCATTAA
- the arfB gene encoding alternative ribosome rescue aminoacyl-tRNA hydrolase ArfB: MLRISSHISISLTEIEIQAIRAQGSGGQNVNKVATAVHLRFDIKASSLPEIYKERLLNLKDSRITSEGIIIIKAQRYNSQIKNKEDALNRLREIIQSVTVQIKPRKPTKPTKASETKRLERKAIQSQRKSLRRKIDEEK, translated from the coding sequence ATGTTGAGAATATCAAGCCATATATCTATATCCTTGACTGAGATTGAAATTCAGGCGATACGCGCCCAGGGCTCGGGTGGGCAGAATGTAAATAAAGTAGCTACTGCAGTTCATTTGCGATTCGATATAAAGGCTTCATCACTCCCAGAAATATATAAAGAAAGATTATTGAATTTAAAAGATAGCCGAATCACTAGCGAAGGCATTATCATCATAAAGGCTCAGCGGTATAACAGTCAGATTAAGAACAAAGAAGATGCACTCAATCGATTACGAGAGATTATTCAAAGCGTCACTGTCCAGATAAAACCACGAAAACCTACTAAACCAACCAAAGCTTCCGAGACCAAGCGTTTGGAACGTAAAGCAATCCAAAGTCAAAGAAAGTCGTTACGCAGGAAGATTGATGAGGAGAAATAA
- a CDS encoding alpha/beta hydrolase family protein — translation MSLIIIFTFTFSLVLLAWFAALALVCRSFYAPRQLEQSSPAELGPVYHEIRIPTVRGKKCIPTVRGKKLFCWLIPASLSRPKPVVAVLHGRGGNAEDMLPFAPLLHRTGLDVLLIDAHNHGRFEILPRLDLLPGDNPTVKRRW, via the coding sequence ATGTCTTTAATTATCATTTTTACTTTTACGTTCAGCTTGGTATTGCTGGCTTGGTTTGCTGCTCTGGCCCTGGTGTGCCGTAGCTTTTATGCTCCGCGCCAGCTTGAACAGAGCAGCCCTGCCGAGCTCGGACCCGTCTATCATGAAATACGCATTCCCACTGTTCGCGGCAAGAAGTGCATTCCCACTGTTCGCGGCAAGAAGTTATTCTGCTGGCTGATCCCGGCTTCATTATCCAGACCTAAACCGGTAGTAGCCGTGCTGCACGGTAGGGGTGGCAACGCCGAGGACATGTTGCCCTTTGCTCCACTGCTGCATCGCACTGGCCTGGATGTGTTGCTGATAGATGCGCACAATCACGGTCGGTTTGAAATTCTGCCGAGATTGGATCTCCTTCCCGGAGATAATCCGACAGTGAAGCGACGATGGTAG